One window of the Silurus meridionalis isolate SWU-2019-XX chromosome 24, ASM1480568v1, whole genome shotgun sequence genome contains the following:
- the LOC124378627 gene encoding galectin-4-like: MVSLYYQLRAYKCCQQSDTPYKYAIPGWLRPGMAFYVQGVVSGQTFVMNFLTNEESGDDIAFHLRHELNALTCCNSFRHGRWEKQEHTSEYKLSEGSAFDIFIVIKTEGYEVYLNGKRCYLFKHRMSLEKVNALKIDKDVIINTVGVVKNWTTSTFNKELNSGISRTKLSDIQYDIPHPVSSPSKAYSGPIPGGLRAGVALFFQGVVASDCDCFAINLHTGANNQNIAFHFNPRMDSVVLNSYTMGKWDNYLDRPGGPFVRGGAFDIIMVVNPENYEVIVNGLKYCTFNHRIPVDKVTTLAIVGDVFMNNFSIIELVKTLKITYPAYI; the protein is encoded by the exons ATGGTCTCCCTCTACTATCAACTCAGAGCTTACAAATGTTGTCAGCAGTCC GACACTCCTTACAAATATGCAATTCCTGGATGGCTGAGACCAGGGATGGCTTTTTACGTCCAAGGAGTTGTTTCTGGTCAAAC GTTTGTAATGAATTTTCTGACAAACGAGGAGTCTGGTGATGACATCGCTTTTCACTTAAGGCATGAGCTCAATGCCTTAACGTGCTGTAACAGTTTTAGGCATGGGAGGTGGGAGAAACAAGAACACACATCAGAATATAAACTTTCTGAAGGATCAGCATTTGACATCTTCATTGTGATCAAAACAGAAGGCTATGAG GTATATTTAAATGGAAAGAGATGTTACCTGTTCAAGCACCGCATGTCACTGGAAAAAGTCAATGCACTTAAAATTGATAAAGATGTCATAATTAACACTGTTGGTGTTGTCAAG AACTGGACCACATCTACCTTTAATAAAGAACTAAACTCAGGCATCTCACGCACAAAACTTTCAGACATCCAGTATGATATACCACATCCAGTCAGCAGCCCG AGCAAAGCATATTCTGGACCAATCCCTGGAGGCCTGAGAGCTGGTGTTGCTTTATTCTTCCAAGGTGTTGTTGCTTCAGATTGTGATTG CTTTGCGATAAATTTGCACACTGGAGCAAATAATCAAAACATTGCATTCCACTTCAACCCCCGCATGGACTCTGTGGTCCTTAACAGCTACACGATGGGAAAATGGGACAATTACCTTGATAGACCAGGAGGCCCATTTGTCAGAGGAGGAGCCTTTGATATCATCATGGTTGTTAACCCAGAAAACTACGAG gTGATTGTGAATGGCCTGAAATATTGCACATTCAATCACCGCATACCAGTGGACAAAGTGACTACACTTGCAATTGTTGGAGACGTCTTCATGAACAACTTCAGCATTATTGAA CTAGTGAAAACCCTGAAAATCACATATCCTGCATATATTTGA
- the LOC124378606 gene encoding neoverrucotoxin subunit beta-like, whose product MDSRCMEIAALGRPLYPGMLYDCRRDSFIPGVTLWDKKALLDDIDVRQQPRTHLKFAASDTLSDKANLLDISGSLKASFLSGLVEVGGSAKYLHDNKSSARQSRVTMQYSQITRFEQLTMKELGYITYPQVFEQKTATHVVTAVLYGAHAFMVFDHTSAENENKQNVEGNLYAAVKKIPTISIEGEACLQMTEEEKKLAENVSVTFYGDFELEENPTTYKDALGVYKKLPVLMNKQQNKGVPLTVWLFPLKCLDSNAAKLVREISMSLVRKTEKVLEEMGEVERRCNDLIKNQMTDNFPDVKARLVKFQDVHIGYKIAFQKALVTALPDIRGGTQEDKALGDILSIHNTSPFTADKMNQWLDYMMSELSILSSSVLKDLTVVTSLDVVVCLAFTSLKYEDSYLAATEDFLNHGGFTKPEQTKKFSLQDAQFWFSSPDISKRMRQNLSLFTAFSKANKNDNKLKFIIASISDSNNPGISIRLYQEGSLTDPNFQPVSKPPKPVLETSDEKVTLKFSKSPTGETVRFRVEYRTTPPTDSATDVDTWKVTDTSDAQTSFTLTELKPGEQYWVRYRAVSDVGVSEASDSVPFTFKKKRNTLTVGQSWV is encoded by the exons ATGGATTCCAGATGTATGGAAATAGCAGCCCTGGGAAGACCTCTGTATCCCGGCATGCTGTACGATTGCCGCAGGGATTCCTTCATTCCAG GAGTTACTTTATGGGATAAAAAGGCATTGCTTGATGATATTGATGTGCGTCAGCAGCCTAGAACACATTTAAAGTTTGCTGCATCTGATACTCTCAGTGATAAAGCGAACCTCCTAGATATAAGTGGTTCACTTAAAGCGAGTTTTTTAAGTGGGTTGGTGGAGGTTGGAGGATCAGCAAAGTACCTGCATGATAACAAATCCTCAGCACGTCAATCCAGAGTTACCATGCAGTACAGCCAGATAACACGTTTTGAACAGCTCACTATGAAGGAACTTGGCTATATCACCTATCCACAAGTATTTGAGCAGAAAACAGCCACTCATGTAGTTACAGCTGTATTGTATGGAGCTCACGCTTTTATGGTGTTTGATCATACAAGTGCAGAAAATGAGAACAAACAGAATGTTGAAGGAAACCTTTATGCAGCAGTCAAGAAGATTCCTACTATTTCCATAGAGGGGGAAGCATGCCTACAGATgactgaagaagaaaagaaattggCTGAGAATGTCAGCGTCACATTTTATGGTGACTTTGAACTTGAAGAAAATCCAACCACATACAAGGATGCATTAGGCGTGTACAAGAAGTTGCCAGTTCTGatgaataaacaacaaaataaaggtGTACCACTGACTGTGTGGCTGTTTCCTCTCAAATGTTTGGATAGTAATGCTGCAAAGTTGGTGAGAGAAATCAGCATGAGTCTGGTGcgtaaaacagaaaaagtgcTGGAAGAGATGGGAGAAGTAGAAAGAAGATGCAATGATTTGATCAAAAACCAAATGACAGATAATTTTCCTGATGTAAAAGCCAGACTGGTAAAGTTTCAGGATGTTCATATTGGTTATAAGATAGCATTCCAGAAGGCACTGGTCACTGCTTTGCCAGATATTCGGGGTGGGACACAGGAGGACAAGGCACTGGGGGACATACTGAGCATCCACAACACATCACCTTTTACAGCAGACAAAATGAATCAATGGTTAGATTACATGATGAGTGAATTGAGTATACTGAGTTCCAGTGTGCTGAAGGACCTCACAGTTGTGACATCATTGG ATGTGGTGGTATGTTTGGCTTTTACATCTCTAAAGTATGAAGACTCCTACCTGGCAGCTACAGAAGACTTTCTGAATCATGGAGGGTTTACAAAACCTGAGCAAACAAAAAAGTTCTCTCTCCAAGATGCACAGTTTTGGTTCAGTTCTCCTGACATTTCCAAGCGCATGAGGCagaatctttctctctttactgCATTTTCAAAGGCCaataaaaatgacaacaaaCTCAAATTCATCATTGCCTCCATATCTGACTCCAACAATCCAGGAATCTCCATCCGACTTTATCAGGAGGGCAGTCTAACAGATCCTAATTTCCAGCCTGTATCCAAACCACCCAAACCTGTGCTGGAGACCAGTGATGAAAAAGTCACTCTGAAGTTTTCAAAATCCCCAACAGGAGAGACGGTACGGTTTAGAGTTGAGTACAGGACGACACCGCCAACTGATTCAGCAACTGATGTTGACACATGGAAAGTCACAGACACTTCAGATGCACAGACCAGCTTCACACTGACTGAACTAAAGCCAGGAGAACAATACTGGGTCCGATACAGAGCTGTTAGTGATGTGGGAGTGAGTGAAGCCAGCGACTCTGTCCCCTTTACCTTTAAGAAGAAGCGCAACACACTCACAGTGGGCCAGTCATGG GTATAA